The following proteins come from a genomic window of Meles meles chromosome 1, mMelMel3.1 paternal haplotype, whole genome shotgun sequence:
- the BTBD8 gene encoding BTB/POZ domain-containing protein 8 isoform X4 — translation MLSGCWAESSQEYITLQGINHVEMTVMMHFIYGGTLDFPDKANVGQILNMADMYGLEGLKEVAIYILRRDYCNFFQKPVPRRLASVLECLIIAHTVGVDSLFADCMKWIVKHFARFWSERSFANVPPEIQKSCLTMLIQSLNDKNAAFILMESDRLIISLPRVKWTEVALTMASQLQEECIAFIIENFSKIIQSENFALLLQSQAMSSTADLLDKILKAIEENITTENSCSLLMALDMLLNSDSTKEMGFTCKIQALRDKLWIFLVRSFYAVRHTESWKLMSTDDQQKIQAAAFDKGDDRRLGRKPVFSSSQQRRQVSGSGVIKSKSWRGNTKNDCWSYPSTKQKMKSDGLGASGHSSSTNRNTINKTLKHDDLKEKGGTKTASKVTKELKTGGKNVSGKPKAVIKSQTENSDNAKSANKSPRQAVERSAAASANGQKNSLNEKGVRNQEGHITGARPKVLTGNLNVQAKAKPLKKVTGKDSPCLSIAGASSRSTNSSMEFLISTECLDEPNENGSVGEEKPSGNKLTFCDSPRQTVKNSVESIKTSTVAVKSRPASKVTNGTSNKKGIQEETSINNSVLKKVTNKGYSDPVPQAILKKKGNGSGCATAQQRTKNASSNLAKTQGSQGESPNSVKSSLSSKRSDENVTKLDHSTTADKQTPKRKIVKQGHTSLPKVNAKIASMPKNLTNQSKKSETFSNKESKQKTLPGQVVLKTQPSSQRPLKSETCVVQKSMLHDVHDNNNKDDISEQKPHEPLINVTSEISGREAFQSSCKPDPQKPLNNQGKEKLVLECQSISNLDKSIKHELESKRICSDKNETKFSSKGSDQYNTAKIHCLSDRSDNADPKFYSAAVLKSMISNHSENSLNSNPVCDLDSANAEQIHSVSDREKQGGKQDANKKLSIKCVKDVLPCVAERTNGTLNSVQDSRKSKIHVEEQKIPSYLSDDSAMSEIKHATADSDISSNCVLEQISGKNSPKDMETTETPESHETPEIPFTSHWNLSTSGLQQRDSPESDTGSATTSSDDIKPRSEDYDAGGSQDDDGSNDRGISKCGTMLCHDFLGRSSSDTSTPEELKIYDSNLRIEVKMKKQSSNDLFQVNSTSDDEIPRKRPEIWSRSTVVHPREKENIRRGSVQFAQELDQVSSSADETEDERSEAENVGENLCTSNSVPQQFQGIINLAFEDATENESHEFSATKKFKRSVLLSVDECEELGSDEGEAHTPFQPSVDSLSPSDVFDGISHEHHGRTCYSRYTQGNEGSILECKQDKGNNVYKNESSLLGPSSIDSSRKDKQNASATGKKFTVDVLVKGGRQLLPEDKVNCGSKVDNDFQQRSKLSDNDIKSQERPCHLELHQREPNSDIPKNSSTKFLDSCRSQLLPQEGQVKENHSTATKKANIALSAGDIDDCDTLAQTYMYDHRPSKTLSPIYEMDVVEAFEQKMESETHVTDMDFEDDQHFAEQDWTLLKQLLSEQDSNLNITNSVPEDLNLAQYLIKQTLLLARDSSKPQGKAHVDTLNRWSELTSPLDDSSASITMASFSSEDCSPQGEWTILELETQH, via the exons AATGATAAGAATGCTGCTTTTATTCTGATGGAAAGTGACAGGCTAATCATCAGTTTACCCAGAGTGAAGTGGACAGAAGTAGCACTGACTATGGCATCTCAGCTACAAGAAGAATGTATTGCTTTTATTATAGAAAACTTCTCCAAGATCATTCAAAGTGAAAATTTTGCTCTTCTCTTACAG TCACAAGCAATGAGCAGCACAGCTGATCTAttggacaaaattttaaaagcaattgaAGAAAACATTACCACTGAGAATAGTTGCTCTCTTCTTATGGCTCTGGACATGTTACTGAACTCTGACAGTACAAAGGAAATG GGTTTTACGTGCAAGATCCAGGCTCTGCGTGATAAGCTGTGGATCTTCCTGGTTCGGTCTTTCTATGCTGTTCGTCACACAGAAAGCTGGAAGCTGATGAGCACAGATGATCAACAGAAAATCCAAGCAG CTGCATTTGACAAAGGTGATGATCGAagacttggcaggaagcctgtatTCAGTAGTTCTCag caAAGGAGACAAGTTTCTGGCTCTGGTGTTATAAAAAGCAAATCTTGGAGAGGAAATACCAAGAACGATTGTTGGAGTTATCCCTCTACTAAGCAAAAGATGAAATCTGATGGATTAGGAGCATCTGGTCATTCATCAAGTACTAATAGAAATActataaataaaactttgaaacaTGATGATTTAAAGGAAAAGGGTGGTACAAAAACAGCATCTAAGGTTACAAAAGAACTTAAAACCGGGGGAAAGAATGTTTCTGGAAAGCCCAAAGCTGTAATAAAGTCCCAAACAGAAAACAGTGATAATGCTAAGTCAGCAAACAAGTCGCCTAGACAAGCTGTGGAAAGATCTGCAGCAGCGTCAGCAAATGGACAGAAAAACTCATTAAATGAGAAAGGAGTGAGAAATCAGGAAGGGCACATTACAGGTGCCAGGCCCAAGGTACTCACTGGAAACTTAAATGTGCAAGCCAAAGCAAAGCCTTTGAAGAAAGTGACAGGAAAAGATTCTCCATGCCTCAGTATCGCAGGGGCTTCCAGCAGATCGACCAATTCAAGTATGGAATTTCTGATTTCCACTGAATGCCTGGATGAACCAAACGAAAATGGATCTGTAGGAGAAGAGAAGCCTTCTGGTAATAAACTGACCTTTTGTGACTCTCCAAGACAGACagtgaaaaacagtgtggaaagTATCAAAACTTCTACTGTAG CAGTAAAATCTCGACCTGCTTCAAAAGTTACCAATGGAACTTCAAATAAAAAAGGCATTCAAGAAGAAACTAGTATAAATAACAG TGTGCTAAAGAAGGTCACTAACAAAGGATATAGTGATCCAGTACCACAggcaattttaaagaaaaaaggaaatggcagTGGTTGTGCTACAGCTCAACAGAGAACAAAAAATGCCTCATCTAATCTTGCTAAAACTCAAG gatCTCAAGGAGAGTCACCGAATTCAGTAAAATCTTCATTATCTTCAAAGAGATCTGATGAAAATGTGACAAAATTGGACCACAGTACAACTGCAGATAAACAAACACCTAAGAGAAAAATTGTTAAGCAAGGACACACATCTTTGCCTAAGGTTAATGCAAAAATAGCATCAATGCCTAAAAACTTAACAAATCAGTCTAAGAAAAGTGAAACTTTCAGTAATAAAGAGTCAAAACAGAAAACACTCCCTGGACAGGTTGTGTTGAAAACTCAGCCTTCTTCTCAGAGacctttaaaaagtgaaacatgtGTTGTCCAAAAAAGTATGCTTCATGATGtacatgataataataacaaGGATGATATTTCTGAACAGAAGCCTCATGAACCTCTAATTAATGTCACATCAGAAATCAGCGGTAGAGAAGCATTCCAGTCATCATGCAAACCTGACCCACAAAAGCCACTAAATAATCAAGGGAAAGAGAAGTTAGTATTAGAATGCCAAAGTATTTCAAATCTggataaatcaataaaacatgAACTAGAATCAAAACGGATTTGttcagataaaaatgaaacaaaattttccAGCAAAGGATCAGATCAATACAACACAGCTAAAATACATTGTCTTTCTGATAGGAGTGATAATGCAGATCCAAAATTTTATAGCGCCGCTGTCCTAAAATCCATGATTTCAAATCACAGTGAAAACTCCTTGAACTCTAATCCTGTTTGTGATTTAGATTCAGCAAATGCAGAGCAAATCCATTCAGTatcagacagggagaagcaaggagggaaacaagatgcaaacaaaaaattaagcattAAATGTGTCAAAGATGTTCTACCATGTGTTGCTGAAAGGACAAATGGTACCTTAAATTCTGTCCAAGATAGCAGAAAATCTAAAATTCATGTAGAAGAACAGAAAATTCCTAGTTACTTGTCTGATGACTCTGCTATGAGTGAAATAAAACATGCTACAGCAGACTCAGATATTTCTTCCAACTGTGTTTTGGAACAAATATCAGGAAAAAATTCTCctaaagatatggaaacaacagaAACTCCGGAGAGCCATGAAACTCCAGAAATTCCCTTTACGAGCCACTGGAATTTGAGTACCAGTGGTCTGCAGCAGAGAGACAGCCCTGAATCTGACACCGGCAGCGCTACCACTTCCTCTGATGACATAAAGCCCAGATCTGAAGACTATGATGCTGGAGGGTCTCAGGATGATGATGGGTCAAATGACAGAGGTATTTCTAAATGTGGCACTATGCTGTGCCATGATTTTCTTGGAAGAAGTAGCAGTGATACCAGTACTcctgaagaattaaaaatatatgacagtAACTTAAGAATTGAGGTGAAAATGAAGAAGCAAAGTAGTAATGATCTTTTCCAAGTTAATTCAACAAGTGATGATGAGATTCCTAGGAAACGGCCAGAAATTTGGTCTCGATCTACAGTAGTTCAccctagggaaaaagaaaatattcgaCGAGGCAGTGTCCAGTTTGCTCAAGAACTAGATCAAGTTTCTTCCTCAGCAGATGAAACAGAAGATGAAAGATCTGAAGCTGAAAATGTTGGAGAAAATTTGTGTACATCTAACTCAGTTCCTCAGCAGTTTCAGGGAATAATTAATTTGGCTTTTGAAGAtgcaacagaaaatgaaagtCACGAGTTTTCTgcaactaaaaaatttaaaagatcagTCTTACTTTCAGTAGATGAATGTGAAGAACTAGGATCTGATGAAGGGGAAGCCCATACTCCCTTTCAGCCTTCTGTAGATTCTCTTTCACCTTCTGATGTTTTTGATGGCATTTCTCATGAACATCATGGAAGGACCTGCTATTCCAGGTACACACAAGGAAATGAAGGTAGTATTTTAGAATGTAAACAAGATAAAGgcaataatgtatataaaaacgAAAGCTCTCTCTTGGGTCCCAGTAGCATTGACTCATCaagaaaagataaacagaatGCTTCAGCCACAGGAAAAAAGTTCACAGTAGATGTCCTGGTCAAAGGAGGCAGACAGCTTCTTCCAGAAGATAAAGTAAACTGTGGAAGCAAGGTAGATAATGACTTTCAGCAACGCAGCAAGCTCTCAGATAATGATATAAAATCTCAAGAAAGACCATGTCATTTGGAGCTTCATCAAAGAGAACCCAATTCTGACATACCAAAGAACAGCTCTACAAAATTTCTGGACTCCTGTCGGAGTCAACTTCTGCCTCAGGAAGGTCAAGTGAAAGAGAACCATTCTACAGCTACCAAAAAAGCTAATATTGCTTTATCTGCAG GAGACATAGATGATTGTGACACACTGGCACAAACCTACATGTATGACCATCGGCCTTCAAAAACCCTCTCTCCAATATATGAGATGGATGTAGTAGAAGCATTTGAGCAGAAAATGGAATCAGAAACACATGTTACAGACATGGATTTTGAAGATGATCAGCACTTTGCAGAACAAGATTGGACACTATTAAAGCAACTGCTCTCTGAACAGGATTCAAACTTAAATATTACGAATTCTGTTCCTGAAGACTTAAATTTAGCACAGTATCTAATCAAGCAGACACTACTTTTAGCACGAGACAGCTCAAAACCTCAGGGTAAAGCACATGTTGACACTTTGAACAGATGGAGTGAACTAACCTCTCCCCTTGATGATTCCTCAGCAAGCATCACCATGGCTAGTTTTTCCTCTGAAGATTGTTCACCCCAAGGGGAATGGACAATTCTGGAACTGGAAACTCAGCATTAA